One Microlunatus soli genomic window carries:
- a CDS encoding type II toxin-antitoxin system Phd/YefM family antitoxin: MTRVNVGEAKSELSQLLARAEAGEEIEIARNGVPVVRLVPIATAGPGARFLAGRGTLRGRIRIGDDFEFTEDELDAMEDR, from the coding sequence ATGACCAGGGTCAACGTCGGAGAGGCGAAGTCGGAGCTGTCCCAGCTCCTCGCTCGCGCCGAAGCCGGTGAGGAGATCGAGATCGCGCGGAACGGCGTTCCCGTGGTGCGATTGGTCCCGATCGCGACCGCCGGGCCGGGCGCCAGATTCCTTGCAGGTCGAGGAACGCTCCGCGGCCGGATTCGCATCGGTGATGACTTCGAGTTCACCGAGGACGAGCTCGACGCGATGGAGGACCGGTGA
- a CDS encoding type II toxin-antitoxin system VapC family toxin translates to MRLLLDTQVVLWQLSGDRDISNAAKDAISDARELRFSAVSYAEIGVKVAVGKLDVPADLIDRVDELGLRTLPLSAEHGLAVADLPVHHRDPFDRLLIAQAVTERMVVVTADQRFHDYPVTMIDAS, encoded by the coding sequence GTGAGGCTGCTGCTCGACACCCAGGTCGTGCTCTGGCAGCTCAGCGGTGATCGTGACATCAGCAACGCGGCGAAGGATGCCATCTCCGACGCGCGCGAACTTCGCTTCAGTGCTGTGTCGTATGCGGAGATCGGCGTCAAGGTCGCGGTCGGCAAGCTCGACGTCCCAGCTGATCTGATCGACCGCGTTGACGAGTTGGGTCTCCGCACCCTGCCGCTGTCTGCAGAACACGGTCTCGCCGTTGCCGACCTGCCGGTGCACCATCGCGATCCCTTCGATCGGTTGCTGATTGCGCAGGCGGTCACCGAGCGGATGGTGGTCGTGACGGCTGATCAGCGCTTCCACGACTACCCGGTCACCATGATCGACGCGAGTTGA
- a CDS encoding RNA polymerase sigma factor, producing the protein MRPGPRHPDDSGEERAEDEPTTGPVSDSDDTLLLYFLCAHPSLTPASAVALTLRAVGGLTTRQIAQAYLVPEATMAQRISRAKRTVSTVRFDQQGDVGTVLRVLYLVFNEGYSGDVDLAAEAIRLTRQLAARIHHEEVAGLLALMLLHHARRAARTDADGRLVPLADQDRSRWDTRLILEGVDILQAALSRDRLGEFQAQAAIAALHADAPTVQQTDWVQIVEWYDELLRLTDNPVARLNRAVAVGEADGAPAGLAALAELDPSLPRYAAAAAYLQERAGDLDSAARLYADAARSAHDLRERDHLTRQAARLNSRRSW; encoded by the coding sequence ATGCGACCCGGTCCGAGACATCCCGACGACAGCGGGGAGGAACGGGCCGAGGACGAGCCGACGACCGGGCCGGTCAGCGACAGCGACGACACCCTGCTGCTCTACTTCCTGTGTGCGCACCCGTCCCTGACACCGGCGTCGGCGGTCGCCCTCACGCTGCGCGCTGTCGGTGGCCTGACCACCCGTCAGATCGCCCAGGCCTATCTGGTGCCGGAGGCGACGATGGCACAGCGGATCAGCCGCGCCAAGCGGACCGTTTCCACGGTGCGCTTCGACCAGCAGGGCGACGTCGGCACCGTGCTGCGGGTGCTCTACCTGGTCTTCAACGAGGGCTACTCCGGCGACGTCGACCTGGCCGCCGAGGCGATCCGGCTGACCCGGCAACTGGCGGCCAGGATCCACCACGAGGAGGTCGCCGGGCTGCTGGCGCTGATGTTGCTGCACCACGCCCGACGAGCAGCCCGGACCGACGCCGACGGTCGGCTGGTGCCACTGGCCGACCAGGATCGCAGCCGCTGGGACACCCGGCTGATCCTCGAGGGCGTCGACATCCTGCAGGCCGCGCTGTCCCGGGACCGGTTGGGTGAATTCCAAGCCCAGGCAGCGATTGCGGCGCTGCACGCCGATGCGCCGACGGTGCAGCAGACCGACTGGGTGCAGATCGTCGAGTGGTACGACGAGCTGCTGCGGCTGACGGACAATCCGGTCGCCCGGCTGAACCGAGCGGTTGCGGTGGGCGAGGCCGACGGCGCGCCGGCCGGGTTGGCCGCGTTGGCCGAACTCGATCCGTCACTCCCCCGGTACGCGGCCGCGGCGGCGTACCTGCAGGAGCGTGCCGGTGACCTGGACAGTGCTGCCCGGCTCTACGCCGACGCCGCGCGATCGGCGCACGATCTGCGCGAACGCGATCACCTCACGCGCCAGGCCGCGCGGCTCAACTCGCGTCGATCATGGTGA
- a CDS encoding YciI family protein: MAKYLILKHYRGGPAPIVDYPTADHWKPEEWDAHMKFMKDFEARLVESGEFVEGQALSPDGAFIRYDGEGRPPVTDGPFAETKDLIAGWYVIDVDSWDRAVELAGDLSAAPGPGGTPLHEWLEVRPFMTESSSATE; encoded by the coding sequence ATGGCCAAGTACCTGATTCTCAAGCACTACCGTGGCGGCCCGGCGCCGATCGTCGACTACCCGACGGCCGACCACTGGAAGCCCGAGGAGTGGGATGCCCACATGAAGTTCATGAAGGACTTCGAGGCCCGCCTGGTGGAGTCCGGCGAGTTCGTCGAGGGCCAGGCGCTCAGCCCCGACGGCGCATTCATCCGCTACGACGGCGAGGGGCGGCCACCGGTCACCGACGGCCCGTTCGCCGAGACCAAGGACCTGATCGCGGGCTGGTACGTCATCGACGTCGACTCTTGGGACCGAGCGGTCGAGCTGGCCGGTGACCTGTCCGCGGCACCGGGGCCGGGCGGCACGCCACTCCACGAATGGCTGGAGGTCCGACCGTTCATGACCGAGTCCTCCTCAGCAACCGAGTGA
- a CDS encoding pyridoxamine 5'-phosphate oxidase family protein, whose protein sequence is MIMQQTTVTEVLDRPFSRELLARDITRLAYVAKDGTPRTVPIAFAWNGTEIVMCTSKNAPKLHALKANPSVALTIDTEVHPPKILLIRGRAELDYVDGIPDEYLEANTSYAMTAEQRVEWEAEVRSLYRDGMVRIVVTPTWAKLIDFETTLPSAVAELVEQRAERQLPESDVENGPAAPSPA, encoded by the coding sequence ATGATCATGCAGCAGACCACCGTCACCGAAGTCCTGGACCGGCCCTTCAGCCGGGAGCTCCTGGCCCGCGACATCACCCGACTGGCCTATGTCGCCAAGGACGGCACACCCCGTACGGTGCCGATCGCGTTTGCCTGGAACGGCACCGAGATCGTCATGTGCACCTCGAAGAACGCACCGAAACTCCATGCGCTGAAGGCCAATCCGTCCGTCGCGCTGACGATCGACACCGAGGTGCACCCGCCCAAGATCTTGTTGATCCGCGGCCGGGCCGAGCTCGACTACGTGGACGGCATCCCGGACGAATACCTCGAGGCCAACACCAGCTACGCGATGACGGCCGAGCAGCGGGTGGAATGGGAGGCCGAGGTCCGGTCGCTCTACCGCGACGGGATGGTGCGGATCGTGGTGACCCCGACCTGGGCCAAGCTGATCGACTTCGAGACCACGCTGCCGAGCGCCGTCGCGGAATTGGTCGAGCAGCGGGCCGAACGCCAGCTTCCGGAGTCCGATGTCGAGAACGGGCCGGCTGCTCCGTCCCCGGCGTGA
- a CDS encoding DUF4097 family beta strand repeat-containing protein produces MSTRIRLAMSAAACCVLLAGAACAPEQVADGRPKTQRFTVDGPTLTIDSDLGSVALVAAPADNRTDGHRIKVTRRFDAARVGGTVGNEVRQTSPDTLQLNTRCSGVVVSCSVSYRIEVPADLAVDLTADDGHVRAEDFTAPLKARVTDGNVNLERLSGRVRLEVERGSVRAEHLSADRVHADVSDGYLVMGFDRPPGHLGSRSVRGNSTLRLPDTDYRIGTDLTRSRAKIGVRRAADSEHRIDAAVTDGRLRITHR; encoded by the coding sequence ATGTCCACCAGAATTCGACTGGCCATGTCAGCAGCGGCCTGCTGCGTCCTGCTGGCCGGAGCGGCCTGCGCACCCGAACAGGTCGCCGACGGACGGCCGAAAACACAACGGTTCACCGTCGACGGCCCGACGCTCACGATCGACTCCGATCTGGGCTCGGTCGCCCTGGTCGCAGCGCCGGCGGACAACAGGACCGACGGTCATCGGATCAAGGTCACCCGACGCTTCGATGCCGCCCGGGTCGGCGGCACGGTCGGCAACGAAGTACGTCAGACGTCACCGGACACGCTGCAACTCAACACCCGGTGCTCGGGCGTGGTGGTCAGCTGCTCGGTCAGTTATCGGATCGAGGTCCCCGCCGACCTCGCGGTGGACCTCACCGCCGACGACGGCCACGTCCGCGCCGAGGATTTCACCGCACCCCTCAAGGCCCGGGTGACCGACGGCAATGTGAACCTCGAACGTCTGTCCGGCCGCGTCCGACTCGAGGTCGAACGCGGTAGCGTGCGGGCCGAGCACCTCTCGGCCGATCGGGTGCACGCCGACGTCAGCGACGGCTACCTGGTGATGGGCTTCGACCGGCCACCGGGACACCTCGGCAGCCGATCCGTCCGCGGCAACTCGACGCTGCGGCTGCCGGACACCGATTATCGGATCGGCACCGACCTGACCCGGTCGCGAGCCAAGATCGGTGTTCGACGGGCAGCCGACTCCGAGCATCGGATCGACGCCGCCGTCACCGACGGGCGGCTGCGGATCACGCACCGCTGA
- a CDS encoding extracellular solute-binding protein, translating to MSIRNFSAQPVSRRRLLGAAGAIGLAAASGASLSGCSDPTKDTNTAARNSKAVLPTYVPVELIKPDLPGSELLMPGYYAYPKDPKPVFDDPPGAGLGSVSVMYTTFVPTPPSADKNAFYARLQERLGCELKISAIPSDDYGAKFQTIIAGGDVPDVCNFPLPTPDQPRVMNKVFADLGPYLGGDAAKDYPYLANIPTASWKPTVSNGTIYAVTQPRALSGASMYTRRDIIDQLGANQEPKNYQEFLELLTAVTDKKKNRWAFANPTNMVMHLKMMLGAPNGWSESGGTFTSAVGDERHREAVSLTAGMIKKGLFHPDSASIAYTKIRDLFFGGRVALTSDGYAGWDLFVRQLGGGEKGAAKLGLIVEPKHEGGGDAAHFAGTGFQGITVIKKDLPEDKIKKILNVLNFLAAPIGSREHLERKYGVEGTDYTWTDGLPALNSTGNREFMDLQYITDAQTIVGPGVKAGVDYQHAWNERVTKDLVHDPTIGLYSDTYSRKGKQLNKILDDAQSDVLFGRKPMKSLEEAYKTWRSQGGDDIAKEYAESKNAAG from the coding sequence ATGTCCATCCGCAACTTCTCCGCCCAGCCCGTTTCTCGGCGCCGACTGCTCGGCGCGGCCGGAGCGATCGGGCTGGCCGCAGCCTCCGGCGCCTCGCTGTCCGGCTGTTCCGATCCGACCAAGGACACCAACACCGCCGCCCGGAACAGCAAGGCGGTGTTGCCGACCTACGTCCCGGTCGAGTTGATCAAGCCGGATCTGCCCGGGTCCGAGCTGCTGATGCCGGGCTACTACGCCTACCCGAAGGATCCGAAGCCGGTCTTCGACGATCCGCCGGGAGCCGGCCTGGGATCGGTGTCGGTGATGTACACCACCTTCGTACCGACACCGCCGAGTGCGGACAAGAATGCCTTCTACGCAAGGCTTCAGGAGCGGCTCGGCTGCGAGCTCAAGATCAGCGCCATCCCGTCGGACGACTACGGCGCCAAGTTCCAGACGATCATTGCCGGCGGCGACGTGCCGGACGTGTGCAACTTCCCGCTCCCCACCCCGGACCAGCCGCGGGTGATGAACAAGGTGTTCGCCGATCTCGGCCCGTATCTCGGCGGAGACGCCGCCAAGGACTATCCCTACCTGGCCAACATTCCGACCGCGTCCTGGAAGCCGACCGTCTCCAACGGCACCATCTATGCCGTCACTCAGCCGCGCGCCCTGTCCGGTGCTTCGATGTACACCCGCCGGGACATCATCGACCAGCTCGGCGCCAACCAGGAGCCGAAGAATTACCAGGAGTTCCTGGAACTGCTGACCGCGGTTACCGACAAGAAGAAGAATCGGTGGGCGTTCGCCAATCCCACCAACATGGTCATGCACCTGAAGATGATGTTGGGCGCACCCAACGGCTGGTCCGAGTCGGGCGGCACGTTCACCTCGGCGGTCGGTGACGAACGCCACCGCGAAGCGGTCAGCCTGACGGCAGGAATGATCAAGAAGGGTCTGTTCCATCCGGACTCCGCCTCGATCGCCTACACCAAGATCAGGGACCTGTTCTTCGGCGGACGAGTCGCCCTCACCAGTGACGGCTACGCCGGCTGGGATCTCTTCGTCCGCCAGCTCGGCGGTGGCGAGAAGGGTGCGGCCAAGCTCGGCCTGATCGTGGAGCCCAAGCACGAGGGCGGCGGCGATGCCGCTCACTTCGCCGGCACCGGCTTCCAGGGCATCACCGTGATCAAGAAGGACCTCCCCGAGGACAAGATCAAAAAGATCCTGAACGTGCTGAACTTCCTGGCCGCGCCGATCGGCTCCCGGGAGCATCTGGAACGCAAGTACGGTGTCGAAGGCACCGACTACACCTGGACCGACGGCCTGCCCGCGCTGAACTCCACCGGCAACCGGGAGTTCATGGATCTGCAGTACATCACCGACGCCCAGACGATCGTCGGCCCCGGGGTGAAGGCCGGTGTGGACTATCAGCACGCCTGGAACGAGCGGGTCACCAAGGATCTGGTCCACGATCCGACCATCGGCCTCTACTCCGACACCTACAGCCGCAAGGGCAAGCAGCTGAACAAGATCCTGGACGATGCCCAGTCCGACGTACTGTTCGGACGCAAGCCGATGAAGTCGCTGGAGGAGGCGTACAAGACCTGGCGCAGCCAGGGTGGCGACGACATCGCCAAGGAGTACGCCGAGTCCAAGAACGCCGCCGGCTGA
- a CDS encoding FAD-dependent oxidoreductase — translation MSPTSQQSRSHSSEQQTDVLIVGGGLGGVAAALAACELGARVVLTEESPWLGGQLTSQAVPPDEHPWIAEQGATRSYLQLRQRIRDYYRRNYPLTEEAAADPLLNPGGGGVSALCHEPQVAVAAIDELLAPYRPDGQLTVLLHHAPIAAATDGDQVRAVTLRDGSPDGNGRELTVQASFVIDATELGDLLELADVEYVNGAESRADTGELHAIDGPAQPLDQQSYTWCFALDYFADGDFTIDRPARYDYWRSYQPDFWPAPLLSWDDVEPRSLDKRHREIFSDAETPRGKPGPDFWHYRRIFNLRHHRPGRYASDVTLVNWPQIDYFDGPLLGVDDATRDAHLEGSRQLSLSFLYWMQTEAPRFDGGTGYPGLRPRGDLLGSPDDLALRPYIRESRRIKAEFTILEKHVGVENRQSEGLPPGSEIFADSVGVGSYRIDLHPSFGGELPAHSYIDISDYPFQIPLGALIPQRVENLLAGNKNIGSTHITNGCYRLHPVEWSIGEAAGALAGYSLRTGHTPRKVRADSSLLADFQQLLTDTLGFQLSWSEEIRTTVR, via the coding sequence GTGTCGCCGACCAGCCAGCAGTCCCGTTCCCACTCCTCCGAACAGCAGACCGACGTCCTGATCGTCGGCGGTGGCCTGGGCGGCGTCGCCGCCGCACTCGCCGCCTGCGAACTCGGCGCCCGGGTGGTGCTGACGGAGGAATCGCCCTGGCTGGGCGGCCAGCTCACCTCCCAGGCGGTGCCGCCGGACGAACACCCGTGGATCGCCGAGCAGGGCGCCACCCGCAGCTATCTGCAGCTGCGGCAGCGGATCCGGGACTACTACCGCCGCAACTATCCGCTGACCGAGGAAGCGGCCGCCGACCCGCTGCTCAATCCCGGCGGTGGCGGAGTCAGCGCGCTGTGTCACGAACCGCAGGTGGCTGTTGCGGCGATCGACGAACTGCTGGCGCCCTACCGTCCCGACGGGCAGCTGACGGTGTTGCTGCACCACGCACCGATCGCCGCCGCGACCGACGGCGATCAGGTCCGCGCCGTCACCCTGCGGGACGGTTCGCCCGACGGCAACGGGCGCGAGCTGACCGTCCAGGCGTCGTTCGTGATCGACGCGACCGAGCTCGGTGATCTGCTCGAGCTGGCCGACGTGGAGTATGTCAACGGCGCCGAGAGCCGGGCCGACACCGGCGAGCTACATGCCATCGACGGACCGGCGCAACCGCTGGACCAGCAGTCCTACACCTGGTGCTTCGCCCTGGACTACTTCGCCGACGGCGACTTCACCATCGACCGGCCTGCCCGGTACGACTACTGGCGCAGCTACCAGCCCGACTTCTGGCCGGCGCCACTGCTGTCCTGGGACGACGTCGAACCGCGCTCGCTGGACAAGCGGCATCGGGAGATCTTCAGCGACGCCGAGACACCGCGCGGCAAGCCGGGACCGGACTTCTGGCACTACCGTCGGATCTTCAACCTGCGACATCATCGACCCGGCCGCTACGCCAGCGACGTCACGCTGGTCAACTGGCCGCAGATCGACTACTTCGACGGCCCGCTCCTCGGTGTCGACGACGCCACCCGGGACGCACACCTGGAAGGCTCGCGGCAGCTGAGTCTTTCGTTCCTGTACTGGATGCAGACCGAGGCGCCGCGGTTCGACGGCGGCACCGGCTATCCCGGGCTCCGACCGCGCGGCGACCTGCTCGGCAGCCCCGATGATCTTGCGCTGCGCCCCTACATCCGGGAGTCGCGACGGATCAAGGCCGAGTTCACGATCCTGGAGAAGCACGTCGGAGTCGAGAATCGGCAGTCCGAGGGGCTGCCGCCGGGCTCGGAGATCTTCGCCGACAGCGTCGGTGTCGGCTCCTACCGGATCGATCTGCATCCCAGCTTCGGCGGCGAGTTGCCGGCACACAGCTACATCGACATCTCCGACTATCCGTTCCAGATCCCGCTCGGAGCGCTGATCCCGCAACGGGTCGAGAATCTCCTGGCCGGCAACAAGAACATCGGCAGCACCCACATCACCAACGGCTGCTACCGACTGCATCCGGTGGAGTGGTCGATCGGCGAGGCTGCGGGTGCGTTGGCCGGCTACAGCCTGCGGACCGGTCACACTCCCCGCAAGGTCCGGGCCGACAGCTCGCTGCTCGCCGACTTCCAGCAACTCCTCACCGACACCCTCGGCTTCCAGCTCTCCTGGTCCGAGGAGATCCGCACAACTGTCCGCTGA
- a CDS encoding LacI family DNA-binding transcriptional regulator gives MRRDRPHRVSQADVARAAKVSAGIVSSVINDRDYGSIRVSDATRERVWAAVRELGYVPNLAARSLARGSNRLIGVFTYQPVFPSTSRDFYHDFLMGVEDAAEEAAYNLLLVTGARTPSGDRSIFAGGVNNLQLADGAVLLGAGESRDELARMAAENYPFVYIGQRRPEGVELSFVAADYHGGTAAIVRRLAELGHRRIAMIQEAGAGEPVPGRRPGFLAGCREAGIDDADRPLLTLARDNVADDVGKVEDLDALIALAARESITAMVVERTDTAMAVRAAALRAGRSVPGDLSILTLTVPPEPADDPGLAHLMIPRREMGREAVRILLELLSATDSGPIRTTLACGFDPGDTVAPPT, from the coding sequence GTGAGACGAGACAGGCCCCATCGGGTGTCCCAGGCCGACGTCGCCCGTGCGGCGAAGGTCTCGGCCGGCATCGTGTCGTCGGTGATCAACGACCGGGACTACGGCTCGATCCGGGTCAGCGACGCCACCCGGGAACGGGTCTGGGCCGCGGTCCGCGAGCTGGGCTACGTACCGAATCTTGCGGCTCGCAGTCTTGCCCGCGGCAGCAATCGACTGATCGGTGTCTTCACCTACCAGCCGGTCTTTCCCTCGACCAGCCGGGACTTCTACCACGACTTCCTGATGGGCGTCGAGGACGCCGCCGAGGAGGCTGCGTACAACCTGCTGTTGGTGACCGGGGCGCGGACCCCGTCCGGCGACCGGTCGATCTTCGCCGGCGGTGTCAACAACCTGCAGTTGGCCGACGGGGCCGTGCTGCTCGGCGCGGGGGAGAGCCGCGACGAGCTCGCCCGGATGGCGGCGGAGAACTACCCGTTCGTCTACATCGGGCAACGACGTCCCGAAGGCGTCGAACTGTCCTTCGTCGCAGCCGACTATCACGGCGGCACGGCGGCGATCGTCCGTCGGCTCGCCGAGCTGGGGCATCGGAGGATCGCGATGATCCAGGAGGCCGGTGCGGGCGAACCGGTCCCCGGACGCCGGCCGGGCTTCCTGGCCGGCTGCCGCGAGGCCGGCATCGACGACGCTGATCGGCCGTTGCTCACCCTGGCCCGGGACAACGTCGCCGACGACGTCGGCAAGGTCGAGGACCTCGATGCGCTGATCGCGTTGGCGGCGAGGGAATCGATCACCGCGATGGTGGTCGAACGCACCGACACCGCGATGGCGGTCCGAGCCGCAGCGCTGCGCGCCGGGCGTTCGGTTCCGGGCGATCTGTCGATCCTGACCCTGACCGTCCCACCGGAACCGGCCGATGATCCCGGCCTGGCCCACCTGATGATCCCGCGCCGGGAGATGGGCCGCGAAGCCGTCCGGATCCTGCTCGAACTACTGTCCGCGACCGATTCCGGCCCGATCCGCACCACCCTGGCCTGCGGCTTCGACCCCGGCGACACCGTCGCCCCACCCACCTGA
- a CDS encoding VOC family protein encodes MNDGTVSGFHHVELWLHDLGDQLPAWDWLFERLGWTPYQDWQHGRSWRAPDGSYLVIEESPDLATDVFDRTRAGVNHLALNTTRDAVDAITAACGDHGWSVLFGDRHPHAGGPDHYAAYLENAYGFEIELVAT; translated from the coding sequence GTGAACGACGGTACCGTCTCCGGCTTCCATCATGTCGAGCTCTGGCTGCACGATCTCGGTGACCAGCTCCCCGCCTGGGACTGGCTGTTCGAGCGTCTGGGGTGGACGCCCTATCAGGACTGGCAACACGGTCGGTCCTGGCGCGCGCCCGACGGCAGTTACCTGGTGATCGAGGAGTCACCGGATCTGGCGACTGACGTCTTCGACCGGACCAGGGCCGGTGTCAATCACCTGGCGCTGAACACCACCCGGGACGCCGTGGACGCGATCACGGCCGCGTGCGGTGATCATGGATGGTCGGTGTTGTTCGGCGATCGACATCCGCATGCCGGTGGACCGGATCATTACGCGGCGTATTTGGAGAACGCGTACGGGTTCGAGATCGAGCTGGTCGCGACCTGA
- a CDS encoding VOC family protein yields MKTILVSYRVSDRDRSLTFYTTLGYLEVGRVDVETAELVMLRLPDESSVSLELVCRPSGGPISGESGFDHLAIEVDDLVRTRARLVAGGLKPTPIGHPGGPDGPTTCFVTDPDGYRIELVQWPDGSKGGMTEADFD; encoded by the coding sequence GTGAAAACGATCTTGGTCTCCTACCGGGTCAGCGATCGGGACCGATCGCTGACCTTCTACACGACGCTGGGCTATCTCGAGGTCGGTCGGGTCGACGTCGAGACCGCCGAGCTGGTGATGCTTCGGCTGCCGGACGAGTCCTCGGTATCGCTGGAGCTGGTGTGTCGGCCCAGCGGCGGCCCGATCTCGGGGGAGTCCGGCTTCGATCATCTGGCGATCGAGGTGGACGATCTCGTCCGGACCAGGGCCCGGTTGGTCGCCGGTGGTCTGAAGCCGACACCGATCGGGCATCCCGGTGGACCCGACGGGCCGACGACCTGTTTCGTCACCGATCCGGACGGCTACCGGATCGAGCTGGTCCAGTGGCCGGACGGCAGCAAGGGTGGAATGACCGAAGCCGACTTCGACTGA
- a CDS encoding aminoglycoside 6-adenylyltransferase: MANSGAGSVGQQDKIIDQLVAWGERRADVAALILTSTRAIPGGHTDAYSDYDVIAVVEGVEAMVSDTGWLAEFGEVLIDYWDPVESDAATGAVQVGNITNYVDGLKIDFSLWNARYFTELTSGPRADPELDAGHRVLLDKSGLTAGLPAPTYRSYIPRRPDEAGYQRLITDFLIGVPYVAKGLLRDELLPTKWVLDFDMRFNYLVPMIEWRVQCDHDWSLKSGNLGKGLKQHLPPSIWQAMENTFTGADPEANWTALFAMIDLFATIAREVAEHLGYRYPGDLIANVTEHARRMRAGDFG; this comes from the coding sequence ATGGCGAACTCCGGTGCAGGCTCGGTGGGGCAGCAGGACAAGATCATCGATCAGTTGGTGGCCTGGGGTGAGCGACGCGCCGACGTTGCTGCCCTGATCCTGACCAGCACCCGGGCGATCCCGGGTGGGCACACCGACGCGTACTCCGACTACGACGTGATCGCCGTCGTCGAAGGCGTCGAGGCGATGGTCAGCGACACCGGCTGGCTGGCGGAGTTCGGTGAGGTGTTGATCGACTACTGGGATCCGGTCGAGAGCGACGCCGCGACCGGAGCCGTGCAGGTCGGCAACATCACCAACTACGTCGACGGTCTCAAGATCGACTTCAGTCTGTGGAATGCCCGCTACTTCACCGAGCTGACTTCCGGTCCACGAGCCGATCCCGAACTGGACGCCGGTCATCGGGTGCTGCTGGACAAGAGCGGCCTGACCGCCGGCCTGCCGGCGCCGACCTATCGGTCCTACATACCGCGGCGCCCCGATGAGGCCGGCTACCAGCGGTTGATCACCGACTTCCTGATCGGCGTCCCGTACGTGGCCAAGGGGTTGCTGCGCGACGAACTGCTGCCCACCAAGTGGGTGCTCGACTTCGACATGCGCTTCAACTACCTGGTGCCGATGATCGAATGGCGGGTGCAGTGCGACCACGACTGGTCACTGAAGTCGGGCAATCTCGGGAAGGGGCTGAAGCAGCACCTGCCGCCGAGCATCTGGCAGGCGATGGAGAACACCTTCACCGGCGCCGATCCGGAGGCCAACTGGACGGCTCTGTTCGCGATGATCGATCTGTTCGCCACCATCGCCCGCGAGGTGGCCGAGCATCTGGGCTACCGCTATCCCGGTGATCTGATCGCCAACGTCACCGAGCATGCTCGCCGGATGCGGGCCGGGGACTTCGGCTGA
- a CDS encoding lamin tail domain-containing protein, with product MKFLRALASLLVVAGLVSGSLIATTSNADAASKLRFTKLYADSPGTDRGSNKSLNAEYVVVKNTGSSKIKIAGYKIKDKAGHTFVFPKGFVLKARRSVTVHTGRGTNTGSHLYWKQRWYVWNNTTDTAYLLNTRGSRLDTCTFPRKHSKAYVTC from the coding sequence ATGAAGTTCCTGCGCGCCCTGGCGAGCCTCTTGGTCGTCGCCGGTCTGGTCTCGGGGTCGCTGATCGCGACCACGTCGAACGCCGATGCAGCCTCGAAGCTGCGGTTCACCAAGCTGTACGCGGATTCGCCCGGCACCGACCGAGGCTCGAACAAGTCGCTGAACGCCGAGTACGTCGTGGTCAAGAACACCGGCTCGAGCAAGATCAAGATCGCCGGCTACAAGATCAAGGACAAGGCCGGTCACACCTTCGTCTTCCCGAAGGGCTTCGTGCTCAAGGCCCGCAGGAGTGTGACCGTGCACACCGGCCGAGGCACCAACACCGGCAGCCACCTCTACTGGAAGCAGCGCTGGTACGTCTGGAACAACACCACCGACACCGCCTACCTGCTGAACACCAGGGGAAGCCGGTTGGACACCTGCACCTTCCCCAGAAAGCATTCCAAGGCGTACGTGACCTGCTGA